A stretch of the Drosophila sulfurigaster albostrigata strain 15112-1811.04 chromosome 2L, ASM2355843v2, whole genome shotgun sequence genome encodes the following:
- the LOC133850718 gene encoding sodium/hydrogen exchanger 6 isoform X1 produces the protein MSGGQRMAPQWLERWKGTTLCLVMLCALLMINGCSAADTDITLDAKAAYNHRMQSLDLLIFVGLLSLTVLTIWLFKHHRVSWLHETGLAVIYGLIVGAILRYAGTNKPLVHMQVMPQGVPTYSNKLPPDTLWFQYPVVANQTNSTKLPDGVKTYAYVFRSQVYDIEENEIDLKATFDPEVFFNIILPPIIFYAGYSLKKKYFFRNLGAILTFAIVGTTLSAFLIGGLMYGCVKLMPKYLSSSFTFLDTLYFGALISPTDPLTILAIFNDLHVDVNLYALVLGESVLNDAVAIVLSGAIQNYGEHYSNSGEFETSAFLRSLSDFFSIFFLSTLIGAVMGCFTALISKFTRVRDFPLLESALFVLMSYSTFLLAEATELTGVVAVLFCGICQAHYTYNNLSECSRQRTKQIFELLNFLAENFIFSYIGVSMFTFPKHHFDAGFIITAFICAALGRAVNVYPLSWLLNIKRKPKISSNFQHMLFFAGLRGAMSFALAIRNTVSDARQTMLTATSLIVIFTVIIQGGAANFLLNWLKIPVGVDDETEQLNNYQVHSVYNSMDNSHSAPSDGYLQDVEGGGRGKTRLPSGADSNLDTPMDGTTTMAVNGGTGRRRNSHEKAILARIWGNFDTKYMKPLLTHSRPTLLETLPVCCNPIARLLTTTQQLTQDGSEFRRVDSDSDICIDNDTGNGLSQDGSLGAVGVGGGSGRRNSINRMEILEHVQSPVSTRIKLLGFYGKKL, from the exons ATGAGCGGCGGGCAACGTATGGCGCCGCAGTGGCTGGAACGCTGGAAGGGCACAACACTATGCCTTGTCATGCTTTGTGCTTTGCTGATGATAAATGGCTGCAGTGCAGCAGACACGGACATAACGCTCGATGCGAAGGCAGCCTATAATCATCGTATGCAGAGTCTGGACCTGCTCATATTCGTAGGCTTGCTCTCGTTAACGGTGCTAACCATTTGGCTGTTCAAACATCATCGCGTCTCTTGGCTGCATGAGACCGGATTGGCCGTTATTTATG GGCTAATTGTGGGTGCCATTCTACGTTATGCGGGCACCAATAAGCCGCTCGTTCACATGCAGGTGATGCCTCAGGGAGTGCCAACGTacagcaacaaattgccaCCGGACACACTTTGGTTCCAG TATCCTGTTGTTGCCAATCAGACGAACAGCACAAAGCTGCCTGATGGAGTTAAGACATATGCGTATGTGTTTCGCAGCCAGGTCTATGACATTGAGGAGAATGAGATCGATTTGAAGGCAACATTCGATCCAGAGGtgtttttcaatattattttgccGCCCATCATCTTTTATGCTGGCTACAGCTTAAAGAAG aaATATTTCTTTCGAAATTTGGGTGCCATTCTGACATTTGCCATTGTGGGCACGACGTTATCGGCGTTCCTAATCGGTGGTTTGATGTACGGTTGCGTGAAACTGATGCCAAAATACTTGAGCAGCAGTTTCACATTCCTGGACACACTGTATTTTGGTGCGTTGATATCGCCCACAGATCCGCTCACCATACTCGCCATATTCAATGATCTGCATGTCGATGTCAATCTCTATGCGCTTGTGTTGGGCGAATCTGTGCTGAACGATGCCGTTGCCATTGTGCTAAGCGG TGCCATACAGAACTACGGCGAGCATTATTCAAATTCAGGAGAGTTTGAAACTTCGGCGTTTCTGCGTTCGCTCAGCGACTTTTTCTCCATATTCTTCTTGTCAACTCTGATTGGCGCTGTTATGGGCTGCTTTACAGCATTGATATC CAAGTTTACCCGCGTGCGTGACTTTCCCCTGCTGGAGTCGGCGCTCTTTGTGCTGATGAGTTATAGCACCTTCCTGCTGGCCGAAGCTACAGAGCTAACTGGCGTCGTAGCTGTGCTGTTTTGTGGCATTTGTCAGGCTCATTACACGTACAACAATTTGTCGGAGTGCTCGCGACAGCGCACCAAGCAGATCTTTGAGCTGCTCAACTTTTTGGCCGAGAATTTTATATTCTCGTACATTGGCGTCTCCATGTTCACCTTTCCCAAGCATCACTTTGATGCAGGGTTCATCATCACGGCATTC ATTTGCGCTGCTTTGGGACGTGCGGTCAATGTGTATCCTTTGTCCTGGCTCCTAAACATCAAGCGCAAGCCGAAAATCTCATCCAATTTCCAGCATATGCTATTCTTCGCTG GATTACGTGGTGCTATGTCCTTTGCCTTGGCCATAAGGAATACGGTGTCGGATGCCCGTCAGACAATGTTAACGGCCACCTCGTTGATTGTCATCTTTACGGTCATCATTCAGGGTGGCGCAGCGAACTTTTTGCTTAACTGGTTGAAAATACC CGTTGGCGTCGATGATGAGACtgagcaattaaataattatcagGTGCATAGT GTTTACAATTCCATGGACAATTCACATTCGGCGCCG TCTGATGGCTATTTGCAGGACGTGGAGGGCGGAGGTAGGGGCAAGACACGACTTCCCAGTGGCGCCGATTCTAATCTGGATACGCCCATGGACGGAACTACAACGATGGCTGTGAATGGCGGCACTGGACGTCGACGCAATAGCCACGAAAAGGCGATCCTGGCCCGCATTTGGGGCAATTTTGATACCAA ATATATGAAGCCCTTGCTAACACACTCGAGGCCAACGCTACTGGAGACATTGCCAGTTTGCTGCAATCCTATTGCTAGGCTACTCACAACCACGCAACAGCTAACCCAG GATGGCAGCGAGTTTCGTAGAGTTGACTCCGACTCGGACATTTGCATTGATAACGACACTGGCAATGGTCTGAGCCAGGATGGATCCCTCGGCGCTGTAGGCGTTGGAGGCGGCAGCGGGCGTCGCAACTCGATAAATCGC ATGGAAATCCTGGAGCATGTTCAAAGTCCCGTATCAACGAGAATCAAGCTATTAGGATTCTATGGCAAGAAGTTATAG
- the LOC133850718 gene encoding sodium/hydrogen exchanger 6 isoform X8 encodes MSGGQRMAPQWLERWKGTTLCLVMLCALLMINGCSAADTDITLDAKAAYNHRMQSLDLLIFVGLLSLTVLTIWLFKHHRVSWLHETGLAVIYGLIVGAILRYAGTNKPLVHMQVMPQGVPTYSNKLPPDTLWFQYPVVANQTNSTKLPDGVKTYAYVFRSQVYDIEENEIDLKATFDPEVFFNIILPPIIFYAGYSLKKKYFFRNLGAILTFAIVGTTLSAFLIGGLMYGCVKLMPKYLSSSFTFLDTLYFGALISPTDPLTILAIFNDLHVDVNLYALVLGESVLNDAVAIVLSGAIQNYGEHYSNSGEFETSAFLRSLSDFFSIFFLSTLIGAVMGCFTALISKFTRVRDFPLLESALFVLMSYSTFLLAEATELTGVVAVLFCGICQAHYTYNNLSECSRQRTKQIFELLNFLAENFIFSYIGVSMFTFPKHHFDAGFIITAFICAALGRAVNVYPLSWLLNIKRKPKISSNFQHMLFFAGLRGAMSFALAIRNTVSDARQTMLTATSLIVIFTVIIQGGAANFLLNWLKIPVGVDDETEQLNNYQVHSVYNSMDNSHSAPSDGYLQDVEGGGRGKTRLPSGADSNLDTPMDGTTTMAVNGGTGRRRNSHEKAILARIWGNFDTKYMKPLLTHSRPTLLETLPVCCNPIARLLTTTQQLTQDGSEFRRVDSDSDICIDNDTGNGLSQDGSLGAVGVGGGSGRRNSINRNLTCD; translated from the exons ATGAGCGGCGGGCAACGTATGGCGCCGCAGTGGCTGGAACGCTGGAAGGGCACAACACTATGCCTTGTCATGCTTTGTGCTTTGCTGATGATAAATGGCTGCAGTGCAGCAGACACGGACATAACGCTCGATGCGAAGGCAGCCTATAATCATCGTATGCAGAGTCTGGACCTGCTCATATTCGTAGGCTTGCTCTCGTTAACGGTGCTAACCATTTGGCTGTTCAAACATCATCGCGTCTCTTGGCTGCATGAGACCGGATTGGCCGTTATTTATG GGCTAATTGTGGGTGCCATTCTACGTTATGCGGGCACCAATAAGCCGCTCGTTCACATGCAGGTGATGCCTCAGGGAGTGCCAACGTacagcaacaaattgccaCCGGACACACTTTGGTTCCAG TATCCTGTTGTTGCCAATCAGACGAACAGCACAAAGCTGCCTGATGGAGTTAAGACATATGCGTATGTGTTTCGCAGCCAGGTCTATGACATTGAGGAGAATGAGATCGATTTGAAGGCAACATTCGATCCAGAGGtgtttttcaatattattttgccGCCCATCATCTTTTATGCTGGCTACAGCTTAAAGAAG aaATATTTCTTTCGAAATTTGGGTGCCATTCTGACATTTGCCATTGTGGGCACGACGTTATCGGCGTTCCTAATCGGTGGTTTGATGTACGGTTGCGTGAAACTGATGCCAAAATACTTGAGCAGCAGTTTCACATTCCTGGACACACTGTATTTTGGTGCGTTGATATCGCCCACAGATCCGCTCACCATACTCGCCATATTCAATGATCTGCATGTCGATGTCAATCTCTATGCGCTTGTGTTGGGCGAATCTGTGCTGAACGATGCCGTTGCCATTGTGCTAAGCGG TGCCATACAGAACTACGGCGAGCATTATTCAAATTCAGGAGAGTTTGAAACTTCGGCGTTTCTGCGTTCGCTCAGCGACTTTTTCTCCATATTCTTCTTGTCAACTCTGATTGGCGCTGTTATGGGCTGCTTTACAGCATTGATATC CAAGTTTACCCGCGTGCGTGACTTTCCCCTGCTGGAGTCGGCGCTCTTTGTGCTGATGAGTTATAGCACCTTCCTGCTGGCCGAAGCTACAGAGCTAACTGGCGTCGTAGCTGTGCTGTTTTGTGGCATTTGTCAGGCTCATTACACGTACAACAATTTGTCGGAGTGCTCGCGACAGCGCACCAAGCAGATCTTTGAGCTGCTCAACTTTTTGGCCGAGAATTTTATATTCTCGTACATTGGCGTCTCCATGTTCACCTTTCCCAAGCATCACTTTGATGCAGGGTTCATCATCACGGCATTC ATTTGCGCTGCTTTGGGACGTGCGGTCAATGTGTATCCTTTGTCCTGGCTCCTAAACATCAAGCGCAAGCCGAAAATCTCATCCAATTTCCAGCATATGCTATTCTTCGCTG GATTACGTGGTGCTATGTCCTTTGCCTTGGCCATAAGGAATACGGTGTCGGATGCCCGTCAGACAATGTTAACGGCCACCTCGTTGATTGTCATCTTTACGGTCATCATTCAGGGTGGCGCAGCGAACTTTTTGCTTAACTGGTTGAAAATACC CGTTGGCGTCGATGATGAGACtgagcaattaaataattatcagGTGCATAGT GTTTACAATTCCATGGACAATTCACATTCGGCGCCG TCTGATGGCTATTTGCAGGACGTGGAGGGCGGAGGTAGGGGCAAGACACGACTTCCCAGTGGCGCCGATTCTAATCTGGATACGCCCATGGACGGAACTACAACGATGGCTGTGAATGGCGGCACTGGACGTCGACGCAATAGCCACGAAAAGGCGATCCTGGCCCGCATTTGGGGCAATTTTGATACCAA ATATATGAAGCCCTTGCTAACACACTCGAGGCCAACGCTACTGGAGACATTGCCAGTTTGCTGCAATCCTATTGCTAGGCTACTCACAACCACGCAACAGCTAACCCAG GATGGCAGCGAGTTTCGTAGAGTTGACTCCGACTCGGACATTTGCATTGATAACGACACTGGCAATGGTCTGAGCCAGGATGGATCCCTCGGCGCTGTAGGCGTTGGAGGCGGCAGCGGGCGTCGCAACTCGATAAATCGC AACCTAACATGCGACTAA
- the LOC133850718 gene encoding sodium/hydrogen exchanger 6 isoform X4 codes for MSGGQRMAPQWLERWKGTTLCLVMLCALLMINGCSAADTDITLDAKAAYNHRMQSLDLLIFVGLLSLTVLTIWLFKHHRVSWLHETGLAVIYGLIVGAILRYAGTNKPLVHMQVMPQGVPTYSNKLPPDTLWFQYPVVANQTNSTKLPDGVKTYAYVFRSQVYDIEENEIDLKATFDPEVFFNIILPPIIFYAGYSLKKKYFFRNLGAILTFAIVGTTLSAFLIGGLMYGCVKLMPKYLSSSFTFLDTLYFGALISPTDPLTILAIFNDLHVDVNLYALVLGESVLNDAVAIVLSGAIQNYGEHYSNSGEFETSAFLRSLSDFFSIFFLSTLIGAVMGCFTALISKFTRVRDFPLLESALFVLMSYSTFLLAEATELTGVVAVLFCGICQAHYTYNNLSECSRQRTKQIFELLNFLAENFIFSYIGVSMFTFPKHHFDAGFIITAFICAALGRAVNVYPLSWLLNIKRKPKISSNFQHMLFFAGLRGAMSFALAIRNTVSDARQTMLTATSLIVIFTVIIQGGAANFLLNWLKIPVGVDDETEQLNNYQVHSSDGYLQDVEGGGRGKTRLPSGADSNLDTPMDGTTTMAVNGGTGRRRNSHEKAILARIWGNFDTKYMKPLLTHSRPTLLETLPVCCNPIARLLTTTQQLTQDGSEFRRVDSDSDICIDNDTGNGLSQDGSLGAVGVGGGSGRRNSINRMEILEHVQSPVSTRIKLLGFYGKKL; via the exons ATGAGCGGCGGGCAACGTATGGCGCCGCAGTGGCTGGAACGCTGGAAGGGCACAACACTATGCCTTGTCATGCTTTGTGCTTTGCTGATGATAAATGGCTGCAGTGCAGCAGACACGGACATAACGCTCGATGCGAAGGCAGCCTATAATCATCGTATGCAGAGTCTGGACCTGCTCATATTCGTAGGCTTGCTCTCGTTAACGGTGCTAACCATTTGGCTGTTCAAACATCATCGCGTCTCTTGGCTGCATGAGACCGGATTGGCCGTTATTTATG GGCTAATTGTGGGTGCCATTCTACGTTATGCGGGCACCAATAAGCCGCTCGTTCACATGCAGGTGATGCCTCAGGGAGTGCCAACGTacagcaacaaattgccaCCGGACACACTTTGGTTCCAG TATCCTGTTGTTGCCAATCAGACGAACAGCACAAAGCTGCCTGATGGAGTTAAGACATATGCGTATGTGTTTCGCAGCCAGGTCTATGACATTGAGGAGAATGAGATCGATTTGAAGGCAACATTCGATCCAGAGGtgtttttcaatattattttgccGCCCATCATCTTTTATGCTGGCTACAGCTTAAAGAAG aaATATTTCTTTCGAAATTTGGGTGCCATTCTGACATTTGCCATTGTGGGCACGACGTTATCGGCGTTCCTAATCGGTGGTTTGATGTACGGTTGCGTGAAACTGATGCCAAAATACTTGAGCAGCAGTTTCACATTCCTGGACACACTGTATTTTGGTGCGTTGATATCGCCCACAGATCCGCTCACCATACTCGCCATATTCAATGATCTGCATGTCGATGTCAATCTCTATGCGCTTGTGTTGGGCGAATCTGTGCTGAACGATGCCGTTGCCATTGTGCTAAGCGG TGCCATACAGAACTACGGCGAGCATTATTCAAATTCAGGAGAGTTTGAAACTTCGGCGTTTCTGCGTTCGCTCAGCGACTTTTTCTCCATATTCTTCTTGTCAACTCTGATTGGCGCTGTTATGGGCTGCTTTACAGCATTGATATC CAAGTTTACCCGCGTGCGTGACTTTCCCCTGCTGGAGTCGGCGCTCTTTGTGCTGATGAGTTATAGCACCTTCCTGCTGGCCGAAGCTACAGAGCTAACTGGCGTCGTAGCTGTGCTGTTTTGTGGCATTTGTCAGGCTCATTACACGTACAACAATTTGTCGGAGTGCTCGCGACAGCGCACCAAGCAGATCTTTGAGCTGCTCAACTTTTTGGCCGAGAATTTTATATTCTCGTACATTGGCGTCTCCATGTTCACCTTTCCCAAGCATCACTTTGATGCAGGGTTCATCATCACGGCATTC ATTTGCGCTGCTTTGGGACGTGCGGTCAATGTGTATCCTTTGTCCTGGCTCCTAAACATCAAGCGCAAGCCGAAAATCTCATCCAATTTCCAGCATATGCTATTCTTCGCTG GATTACGTGGTGCTATGTCCTTTGCCTTGGCCATAAGGAATACGGTGTCGGATGCCCGTCAGACAATGTTAACGGCCACCTCGTTGATTGTCATCTTTACGGTCATCATTCAGGGTGGCGCAGCGAACTTTTTGCTTAACTGGTTGAAAATACC CGTTGGCGTCGATGATGAGACtgagcaattaaataattatcagGTGCATAGT TCTGATGGCTATTTGCAGGACGTGGAGGGCGGAGGTAGGGGCAAGACACGACTTCCCAGTGGCGCCGATTCTAATCTGGATACGCCCATGGACGGAACTACAACGATGGCTGTGAATGGCGGCACTGGACGTCGACGCAATAGCCACGAAAAGGCGATCCTGGCCCGCATTTGGGGCAATTTTGATACCAA ATATATGAAGCCCTTGCTAACACACTCGAGGCCAACGCTACTGGAGACATTGCCAGTTTGCTGCAATCCTATTGCTAGGCTACTCACAACCACGCAACAGCTAACCCAG GATGGCAGCGAGTTTCGTAGAGTTGACTCCGACTCGGACATTTGCATTGATAACGACACTGGCAATGGTCTGAGCCAGGATGGATCCCTCGGCGCTGTAGGCGTTGGAGGCGGCAGCGGGCGTCGCAACTCGATAAATCGC ATGGAAATCCTGGAGCATGTTCAAAGTCCCGTATCAACGAGAATCAAGCTATTAGGATTCTATGGCAAGAAGTTATAG
- the LOC133850718 gene encoding sodium/hydrogen exchanger 6 isoform X3: MSGGQRMAPQWLERWKGTTLCLVMLCALLMINGCSAADTDITLDAKAAYNHRMQSLDLLIFVGLLSLTVLTIWLFKHHRVSWLHETGLAVIYGLIVGAILRYAGTNKPLVHMQVMPQGVPTYSNKLPPDTLWFQYPVVANQTNSTKLPDGVKTYAYVFRSQVYDIEENEIDLKATFDPEVFFNIILPPIIFYAGYSLKKKYFFRNLGAILTFAIVGTTLSAFLIGGLMYGCVKLMPKYLSSSFTFLDTLYFGALISPTDPLTILAIFNDLHVDVNLYALVLGESVLNDAVAIVLSGAIQNYGEHYSNSGEFETSAFLRSLSDFFSIFFLSTLIGAVMGCFTALISKFTRVRDFPLLESALFVLMSYSTFLLAEATELTGVVAVLFCGICQAHYTYNNLSECSRQRTKQIFELLNFLAENFIFSYIGVSMFTFPKHHFDAGFIITAFICAALGRAVNVYPLSWLLNIKRKPKISSNFQHMLFFAGLRGAMSFALAIRNTVSDARQTMLTATSLIVIFTVIIQGGAANFLLNWLKIPVGVDDETEQLNNYQVHSVYNSMDNSHSAPDVEGGGRGKTRLPSGADSNLDTPMDGTTTMAVNGGTGRRRNSHEKAILARIWGNFDTKYMKPLLTHSRPTLLETLPVCCNPIARLLTTTQQLTQDGSEFRRVDSDSDICIDNDTGNGLSQDGSLGAVGVGGGSGRRNSINRMEILEHVQSPVSTRIKLLGFYGKKL; this comes from the exons ATGAGCGGCGGGCAACGTATGGCGCCGCAGTGGCTGGAACGCTGGAAGGGCACAACACTATGCCTTGTCATGCTTTGTGCTTTGCTGATGATAAATGGCTGCAGTGCAGCAGACACGGACATAACGCTCGATGCGAAGGCAGCCTATAATCATCGTATGCAGAGTCTGGACCTGCTCATATTCGTAGGCTTGCTCTCGTTAACGGTGCTAACCATTTGGCTGTTCAAACATCATCGCGTCTCTTGGCTGCATGAGACCGGATTGGCCGTTATTTATG GGCTAATTGTGGGTGCCATTCTACGTTATGCGGGCACCAATAAGCCGCTCGTTCACATGCAGGTGATGCCTCAGGGAGTGCCAACGTacagcaacaaattgccaCCGGACACACTTTGGTTCCAG TATCCTGTTGTTGCCAATCAGACGAACAGCACAAAGCTGCCTGATGGAGTTAAGACATATGCGTATGTGTTTCGCAGCCAGGTCTATGACATTGAGGAGAATGAGATCGATTTGAAGGCAACATTCGATCCAGAGGtgtttttcaatattattttgccGCCCATCATCTTTTATGCTGGCTACAGCTTAAAGAAG aaATATTTCTTTCGAAATTTGGGTGCCATTCTGACATTTGCCATTGTGGGCACGACGTTATCGGCGTTCCTAATCGGTGGTTTGATGTACGGTTGCGTGAAACTGATGCCAAAATACTTGAGCAGCAGTTTCACATTCCTGGACACACTGTATTTTGGTGCGTTGATATCGCCCACAGATCCGCTCACCATACTCGCCATATTCAATGATCTGCATGTCGATGTCAATCTCTATGCGCTTGTGTTGGGCGAATCTGTGCTGAACGATGCCGTTGCCATTGTGCTAAGCGG TGCCATACAGAACTACGGCGAGCATTATTCAAATTCAGGAGAGTTTGAAACTTCGGCGTTTCTGCGTTCGCTCAGCGACTTTTTCTCCATATTCTTCTTGTCAACTCTGATTGGCGCTGTTATGGGCTGCTTTACAGCATTGATATC CAAGTTTACCCGCGTGCGTGACTTTCCCCTGCTGGAGTCGGCGCTCTTTGTGCTGATGAGTTATAGCACCTTCCTGCTGGCCGAAGCTACAGAGCTAACTGGCGTCGTAGCTGTGCTGTTTTGTGGCATTTGTCAGGCTCATTACACGTACAACAATTTGTCGGAGTGCTCGCGACAGCGCACCAAGCAGATCTTTGAGCTGCTCAACTTTTTGGCCGAGAATTTTATATTCTCGTACATTGGCGTCTCCATGTTCACCTTTCCCAAGCATCACTTTGATGCAGGGTTCATCATCACGGCATTC ATTTGCGCTGCTTTGGGACGTGCGGTCAATGTGTATCCTTTGTCCTGGCTCCTAAACATCAAGCGCAAGCCGAAAATCTCATCCAATTTCCAGCATATGCTATTCTTCGCTG GATTACGTGGTGCTATGTCCTTTGCCTTGGCCATAAGGAATACGGTGTCGGATGCCCGTCAGACAATGTTAACGGCCACCTCGTTGATTGTCATCTTTACGGTCATCATTCAGGGTGGCGCAGCGAACTTTTTGCTTAACTGGTTGAAAATACC CGTTGGCGTCGATGATGAGACtgagcaattaaataattatcagGTGCATAGT GTTTACAATTCCATGGACAATTCACATTCGGCGCCG GACGTGGAGGGCGGAGGTAGGGGCAAGACACGACTTCCCAGTGGCGCCGATTCTAATCTGGATACGCCCATGGACGGAACTACAACGATGGCTGTGAATGGCGGCACTGGACGTCGACGCAATAGCCACGAAAAGGCGATCCTGGCCCGCATTTGGGGCAATTTTGATACCAA ATATATGAAGCCCTTGCTAACACACTCGAGGCCAACGCTACTGGAGACATTGCCAGTTTGCTGCAATCCTATTGCTAGGCTACTCACAACCACGCAACAGCTAACCCAG GATGGCAGCGAGTTTCGTAGAGTTGACTCCGACTCGGACATTTGCATTGATAACGACACTGGCAATGGTCTGAGCCAGGATGGATCCCTCGGCGCTGTAGGCGTTGGAGGCGGCAGCGGGCGTCGCAACTCGATAAATCGC ATGGAAATCCTGGAGCATGTTCAAAGTCCCGTATCAACGAGAATCAAGCTATTAGGATTCTATGGCAAGAAGTTATAG
- the LOC133850718 gene encoding sodium/hydrogen exchanger 6 isoform X2 has product MSGGQRMAPQWLERWKGTTLCLVMLCALLMINGCSAADTDITLDAKAAYNHRMQSLDLLIFVGLLSLTVLTIWLFKHHRVSWLHETGLAVIYGLIVGAILRYAGTNKPLVHMQVMPQGVPTYSNKLPPDTLWFQYPVVANQTNSTKLPDGVKTYAYVFRSQVYDIEENEIDLKATFDPEVFFNIILPPIIFYAGYSLKKKYFFRNLGAILTFAIVGTTLSAFLIGGLMYGCVKLMPKYLSSSFTFLDTLYFGALISPTDPLTILAIFNDLHVDVNLYALVLGESVLNDAVAIVLSGAIQNYGEHYSNSGEFETSAFLRSLSDFFSIFFLSTLIGAVMGCFTALISKFTRVRDFPLLESALFVLMSYSTFLLAEATELTGVVAVLFCGICQAHYTYNNLSECSRQRTKQIFELLNFLAENFIFSYIGVSMFTFPKHHFDAGFIITAFICAALGRAVNVYPLSWLLNIKRKPKISSNFQHMLFFAGLRGAMSFALAIRNTVSDARQTMLTATSLIVIFTVIIQGGAANFLLNWLKIPVGVDDETEQLNNYQVHSVYNSMDNSHSAPSDGYLQDVEGGGRGKTRLPSGADSNLDTPMDGTTTMAVNGGTGRRRNSHEKAILARIWGNFDTKYMKPLLTHSRPTLLETLPVCCNPIARLLTTTQQLTQDGSEFRRVDSDSDICIDNDTGNGLSQDGSLGAVGVGGGSGRRNSINRSNILNETNHIANELSLVTNNFM; this is encoded by the exons ATGAGCGGCGGGCAACGTATGGCGCCGCAGTGGCTGGAACGCTGGAAGGGCACAACACTATGCCTTGTCATGCTTTGTGCTTTGCTGATGATAAATGGCTGCAGTGCAGCAGACACGGACATAACGCTCGATGCGAAGGCAGCCTATAATCATCGTATGCAGAGTCTGGACCTGCTCATATTCGTAGGCTTGCTCTCGTTAACGGTGCTAACCATTTGGCTGTTCAAACATCATCGCGTCTCTTGGCTGCATGAGACCGGATTGGCCGTTATTTATG GGCTAATTGTGGGTGCCATTCTACGTTATGCGGGCACCAATAAGCCGCTCGTTCACATGCAGGTGATGCCTCAGGGAGTGCCAACGTacagcaacaaattgccaCCGGACACACTTTGGTTCCAG TATCCTGTTGTTGCCAATCAGACGAACAGCACAAAGCTGCCTGATGGAGTTAAGACATATGCGTATGTGTTTCGCAGCCAGGTCTATGACATTGAGGAGAATGAGATCGATTTGAAGGCAACATTCGATCCAGAGGtgtttttcaatattattttgccGCCCATCATCTTTTATGCTGGCTACAGCTTAAAGAAG aaATATTTCTTTCGAAATTTGGGTGCCATTCTGACATTTGCCATTGTGGGCACGACGTTATCGGCGTTCCTAATCGGTGGTTTGATGTACGGTTGCGTGAAACTGATGCCAAAATACTTGAGCAGCAGTTTCACATTCCTGGACACACTGTATTTTGGTGCGTTGATATCGCCCACAGATCCGCTCACCATACTCGCCATATTCAATGATCTGCATGTCGATGTCAATCTCTATGCGCTTGTGTTGGGCGAATCTGTGCTGAACGATGCCGTTGCCATTGTGCTAAGCGG TGCCATACAGAACTACGGCGAGCATTATTCAAATTCAGGAGAGTTTGAAACTTCGGCGTTTCTGCGTTCGCTCAGCGACTTTTTCTCCATATTCTTCTTGTCAACTCTGATTGGCGCTGTTATGGGCTGCTTTACAGCATTGATATC CAAGTTTACCCGCGTGCGTGACTTTCCCCTGCTGGAGTCGGCGCTCTTTGTGCTGATGAGTTATAGCACCTTCCTGCTGGCCGAAGCTACAGAGCTAACTGGCGTCGTAGCTGTGCTGTTTTGTGGCATTTGTCAGGCTCATTACACGTACAACAATTTGTCGGAGTGCTCGCGACAGCGCACCAAGCAGATCTTTGAGCTGCTCAACTTTTTGGCCGAGAATTTTATATTCTCGTACATTGGCGTCTCCATGTTCACCTTTCCCAAGCATCACTTTGATGCAGGGTTCATCATCACGGCATTC ATTTGCGCTGCTTTGGGACGTGCGGTCAATGTGTATCCTTTGTCCTGGCTCCTAAACATCAAGCGCAAGCCGAAAATCTCATCCAATTTCCAGCATATGCTATTCTTCGCTG GATTACGTGGTGCTATGTCCTTTGCCTTGGCCATAAGGAATACGGTGTCGGATGCCCGTCAGACAATGTTAACGGCCACCTCGTTGATTGTCATCTTTACGGTCATCATTCAGGGTGGCGCAGCGAACTTTTTGCTTAACTGGTTGAAAATACC CGTTGGCGTCGATGATGAGACtgagcaattaaataattatcagGTGCATAGT GTTTACAATTCCATGGACAATTCACATTCGGCGCCG TCTGATGGCTATTTGCAGGACGTGGAGGGCGGAGGTAGGGGCAAGACACGACTTCCCAGTGGCGCCGATTCTAATCTGGATACGCCCATGGACGGAACTACAACGATGGCTGTGAATGGCGGCACTGGACGTCGACGCAATAGCCACGAAAAGGCGATCCTGGCCCGCATTTGGGGCAATTTTGATACCAA ATATATGAAGCCCTTGCTAACACACTCGAGGCCAACGCTACTGGAGACATTGCCAGTTTGCTGCAATCCTATTGCTAGGCTACTCACAACCACGCAACAGCTAACCCAG GATGGCAGCGAGTTTCGTAGAGTTGACTCCGACTCGGACATTTGCATTGATAACGACACTGGCAATGGTCTGAGCCAGGATGGATCCCTCGGCGCTGTAGGCGTTGGAGGCGGCAGCGGGCGTCGCAACTCGATAAATCGC TCGAATATTTTAAACGAAACCAATCACATTGCAAACGAACTCAGCCTGGTTACTAATAATTTCATGTAA